One window of the Niallia circulans genome contains the following:
- a CDS encoding insulinase family protein, whose translation MEEYNGFRIEQKEYIQEINGNVYIMTHVGTGAKVIWVNNDDEHQGFSIGFRTPAMDDTGVFHILEHCVLSGSKKYPVKEPIVELMKGSMKTYLNASTYPDKTLFSLASVNKKDFSNMMDVFLDAVFFPKLHEQKEIFLQEGWHLAYSEETNELIYKGIVYNEMKGTLSSPQQRFIHSLFKALYPSFPHANFSGGDPKEITNLTYEKLLEAHRDYYHPSNSLLYLYGAMDIEERLQQLNEVLGQFERKENKPLALDKIFEGERKEFTSEYPISEKEIEEENTFLAFACKVEEKADENLGITLNVLNKILLEGNSAILRKKLLEEKLGKDAFGLVDSSLKYPLFAICCSNGDAENKDMFIKIVQDTLRELVEKGIDKKLIEAAILSTEFELREADYGTFPEGLFHGINAASNWAAGKPLIKAFQYEDSLETVKSALSEPYFERFIENYLLNGKQSAIVVCKPSKQLSNIEYLQEQVKLKRIKDGMKEADLQALIQENAELNKFQSISDSDEAKETLPTLLLSDIDPKPADLPLQEIECNGSKVLFHDIYTKKVVYYNLYFDAINGKDDISYYRLFTELLGKLGTSEYTSEALASEIAMKIGIVSFENYLYSSSVDTCLHKVAVKVRTMEKNMEKSLKLVHHILTETEFDNKKKVKELIGNLVSNMKIQLNSNGNMFAAIRVNSSLTALGYINEHLRGISFYQFLVKLEKDFEQRYDSFIQKMKGIANNLFCRKNLVVGLTGDLDAMKVFSNAFLNFDLPDGNKVETFEFQINNDISKEAFTNSNSILYVVQGGNLKKMGYEFSGQMLVLAKILNLTYLWRNLRVLGGAYGGGINIYMNGNIFFYSYRDPNLLETVDIYNTTSDFIMDLDLPRSELQRYIIGTIADLDNPMNARIKGEQAETNYFINNTYEQRLKVRQEVINTTIDDLRSLSEMFKALLGKQSLCVVGNERKIAENNQLFDYSYPLFS comes from the coding sequence TTGGAGGAATATAACGGTTTTCGTATAGAACAGAAAGAATATATACAAGAAATTAACGGAAATGTCTATATAATGACGCATGTAGGAACTGGCGCAAAGGTAATATGGGTAAATAATGATGATGAGCATCAGGGATTTTCGATTGGTTTCCGTACACCAGCAATGGATGATACAGGTGTTTTTCATATTTTGGAGCATTGTGTACTTAGTGGTTCGAAGAAATATCCAGTTAAAGAACCTATAGTTGAATTGATGAAAGGATCGATGAAAACATATTTAAATGCTTCTACTTATCCTGATAAAACACTGTTTTCTCTTGCAAGTGTAAATAAGAAAGATTTTTCGAATATGATGGATGTATTTTTAGATGCGGTTTTTTTTCCGAAGTTACATGAACAAAAGGAAATTTTCCTTCAAGAGGGATGGCATTTAGCTTATAGTGAGGAAACGAATGAGCTTATATACAAAGGAATTGTTTATAACGAAATGAAAGGTACCTTATCTTCACCACAGCAACGTTTTATACACTCCTTATTTAAAGCTTTATATCCTTCTTTTCCTCATGCCAATTTTTCTGGCGGAGATCCGAAGGAGATTACAAACTTAACTTATGAAAAGCTTTTGGAAGCTCATCGAGATTATTATCATCCTTCCAATAGTCTTCTTTATCTTTATGGGGCTATGGACATTGAAGAGAGACTACAGCAGCTGAATGAAGTGCTTGGTCAATTTGAAAGGAAAGAGAATAAGCCTTTAGCACTTGATAAGATCTTCGAAGGAGAACGGAAAGAATTTACTAGCGAGTATCCGATTTCTGAAAAGGAGATAGAAGAAGAAAATACCTTCTTAGCTTTTGCGTGTAAGGTGGAGGAAAAAGCTGATGAAAATTTGGGTATCACTCTAAATGTTTTAAATAAAATTTTGCTGGAAGGAAATTCAGCAATTTTAAGAAAAAAATTACTGGAAGAAAAACTAGGAAAGGATGCCTTTGGTTTAGTTGATTCTTCCCTTAAATATCCGCTTTTTGCTATTTGCTGCAGTAATGGGGATGCCGAAAACAAAGACATGTTTATCAAGATTGTCCAGGATACTTTGCGAGAATTAGTGGAGAAGGGGATAGATAAAAAGTTAATCGAAGCTGCTATACTATCAACTGAATTTGAGTTAAGAGAAGCAGACTATGGTACCTTTCCAGAAGGGTTATTTCATGGCATTAACGCCGCATCCAATTGGGCTGCAGGTAAACCACTTATTAAAGCCTTCCAATATGAAGATAGTTTGGAAACAGTAAAATCTGCATTGAGCGAGCCATATTTTGAAAGGTTTATTGAAAATTACTTATTAAATGGGAAGCAATCTGCTATCGTAGTATGCAAGCCGTCAAAGCAACTTTCTAATATAGAATATTTACAGGAACAAGTAAAATTGAAGAGGATTAAAGATGGTATGAAAGAAGCAGATTTACAAGCCTTAATTCAAGAGAATGCTGAACTGAATAAATTTCAATCTATATCTGATAGTGATGAAGCAAAAGAGACATTGCCTACTCTGCTGTTGTCAGACATTGACCCAAAACCAGCTGATCTGCCTTTGCAGGAAATAGAATGCAACGGTTCTAAGGTTTTATTCCATGATATTTATACAAAAAAAGTAGTTTACTATAATCTCTATTTCGATGCAATAAATGGAAAAGATGATATTTCCTACTATAGATTATTTACTGAATTGTTAGGAAAATTAGGAACTTCAGAATATACTAGTGAGGCGCTGGCAAGCGAAATTGCAATGAAAATTGGGATAGTCTCATTCGAAAACTATTTGTACTCTAGCAGCGTTGATACCTGCCTTCATAAAGTAGCGGTTAAAGTCAGAACAATGGAAAAAAATATGGAAAAATCTCTGAAACTTGTTCATCATATTCTAACTGAAACCGAATTTGATAATAAGAAAAAAGTGAAAGAGCTTATCGGCAATCTAGTGAGCAATATGAAAATACAATTAAATAGTAATGGTAATATGTTTGCGGCTATTCGAGTTAATAGTAGTTTAACGGCATTAGGTTATATCAATGAACACTTAAGAGGAATTTCTTTCTATCAATTTCTCGTAAAATTGGAAAAGGATTTTGAACAAAGGTATGACTCATTTATTCAAAAAATGAAGGGAATTGCTAATAACCTATTTTGTCGAAAAAATTTAGTTGTTGGATTAACCGGTGATTTGGATGCGATGAAAGTGTTTTCTAATGCCTTTTTAAACTTCGATTTACCAGATGGGAACAAAGTAGAGACTTTTGAATTTCAGATAAATAATGATATCAGCAAGGAAGCATTTACGAATAGTAATTCCATCTTATATGTAGTACAGGGCGGTAATCTAAAAAAAATGGGTTATGAATTTTCCGGGCAGATGCTGGTGCTAGCAAAAATACTGAATTTAACCTATTTATGGAGAAATTTGCGAGTTTTAGGTGGTGCATATGGTGGAGGGATAAACATCTATATGAATGGTAATATATTTTTTTATTCTTATCGCGACCCCAATTTGCTTGAGACAGTAGATATTTATAATACAACAAGTGATTTTATAATGGATTTAGATTTACCAAGATCAGAATTGCAGAGGTATATTATCGGCACAATAGCAGATCTAGATAACCCGATGAATGCAAGGATAAAGGGAGAACAGGCAGAAACAAAT
- a CDS encoding ABC transporter ATP-binding protein produces the protein MSSSKTTLKMKWKPFLKIFAKIKIPWILYILSFLSGLSLTWIALKLAPIQTKIQIGKFFEDNAIYVFVGLTIATILARMVQSGAELFGNEKVNRSLRFVLLNKILKTTMKVVNEKKQGGLVSRITNDAATASDATSIVTRIFASLYSFLGALVGMYSLNPTLTFTYALMIPLVFFIFWLIGRLQFNIQYKIFHTYGVMTDYFSEHLINMKHIKAQATEDEELNDGIEAIKTRYRADLYKTFMGGIQAVVGNLITTFSMIIIFAVGAYYVRNGTFKTSDLVTFNNLSMIMLPGLYELLSQFQTIKGAQGATANIANLMEAEEEQVKRKIAIGPSEEDIIFKNVAFGYNEHQILHDVSFTVPKGKVTAILGGNGAGKSTIFNLITRYYEPTAGSIMFGSQDVKDIHLDEWRRTMVYVSQSSPILSGTIRDNILYGARREVSEKELIRAATLANAYEFIQSCPSGFDTDVGEAGSRLSGGQKQRIAIARALILNPDYLLLDEATSNLDTKSERYINEALANLMDGKTIIKIAHNLQSVQGADNIVIIDNGHVVAEGTHNDLCEKNAYYKGFVDLHK, from the coding sequence ATGAGTAGTTCTAAAACAACGTTAAAAATGAAGTGGAAACCATTTTTGAAGATATTTGCAAAAATAAAAATACCATGGATTTTATATATTTTATCATTTTTATCGGGATTATCCCTAACATGGATAGCTTTAAAACTAGCTCCAATTCAAACTAAAATACAAATAGGCAAATTTTTTGAAGATAATGCAATTTATGTTTTTGTCGGACTGACAATTGCCACTATTTTGGCGAGAATGGTTCAAAGTGGAGCAGAACTTTTTGGAAATGAAAAAGTAAATCGTAGTTTAAGATTTGTTCTTTTAAACAAAATTCTAAAAACAACGATGAAGGTGGTTAACGAGAAAAAGCAGGGCGGCTTGGTTTCAAGAATAACGAACGATGCAGCTACTGCAAGTGATGCAACAAGTATCGTAACTCGTATTTTTGCTTCTCTATATAGTTTTCTCGGAGCTTTAGTCGGTATGTATTCATTAAATCCAACCCTTACATTTACGTATGCATTAATGATTCCTTTGGTATTTTTCATATTTTGGCTTATCGGTCGTCTTCAATTTAATATCCAATATAAGATCTTTCATACCTATGGTGTAATGACAGATTACTTTTCAGAACATCTTATTAATATGAAGCATATAAAAGCTCAAGCTACAGAGGATGAGGAGCTGAATGATGGAATTGAAGCAATAAAAACGAGGTATAGGGCAGATCTATATAAAACCTTTATGGGGGGAATTCAAGCAGTAGTTGGGAACCTAATAACTACATTCTCTATGATTATTATTTTTGCAGTAGGAGCCTATTATGTTAGGAATGGGACGTTTAAAACGAGTGATTTAGTTACTTTTAACAATCTATCAATGATTATGCTGCCAGGCTTATATGAACTATTGTCGCAATTTCAGACAATTAAGGGAGCACAAGGCGCCACTGCAAACATTGCAAATCTCATGGAAGCAGAGGAAGAACAGGTCAAGAGAAAAATCGCAATTGGACCAAGCGAAGAAGATATTATTTTTAAAAATGTGGCCTTCGGCTATAATGAGCACCAAATCTTACATGATGTAAGCTTTACTGTTCCAAAAGGAAAGGTAACTGCCATTTTAGGTGGGAATGGTGCTGGAAAATCAACCATATTCAATCTCATTACCAGATATTATGAACCGACAGCAGGATCAATTATGTTCGGCTCGCAGGACGTAAAAGATATCCATCTAGATGAATGGAGAAGGACAATGGTGTATGTTTCACAAAGTAGTCCTATTCTATCTGGTACTATTAGGGACAATATCCTTTATGGAGCTAGAAGAGAAGTATCCGAGAAGGAACTGATCAGAGCTGCAACACTTGCAAATGCCTATGAATTTATTCAAAGCTGTCCAAGTGGTTTTGATACAGATGTTGGGGAAGCAGGAAGCAGGCTGTCGGGTGGTCAAAAGCAGAGGATTGCTATTGCAAGAGCTCTCATTCTCAACCCTGATTATTTACTTTTAGACGAGGCAACTAGCAATTTAGATACAAAATCTGAACGATACATCAATGAAGCGCTAGCTAATTTAATGGATGGGAAGACGATTATTAAGATAGCACATAACTTACAATCCGTTCAAGGTGCAGATAACATTGTCATTATTGATAACGGCCATGTTGTAGCAGAGGGAACACATAATGATTTGTGTGAGAAAAATGCCTATTATAAAGGCTTTGTTGATTTGCATAAGTGA